The genome window TCCCACATTTTGATCCAGAGCAGCTAGCTGTTCAAGGACAAGGATTTATCAATGGAGTGGAAGATATGTCCTATGCTTCAACAAGAAGTATAGGGGTTAAAGCTGGGATTACGTTTTAGAACTTGAACTTGAACTTGAATTTGAAAAAACTGTCAGTTCGAGTGCAGTCGAGAACGATTCTTGATTTTTTACTCACGTGGATAATTGAAAAGTTACAGATCGAGAAAGGCGCAAATAGATTCTGCATCAAGTGCGGAAAAACAATTTAAAAATAATATCATTTCGAGCGCAGTCGAGTACGTTTGTTCATCGGTAGGGAAAAGAAGCGATTAAAATATAAAAAATGAAAAACAAAATAAAATACAGCTTGCTACTTCTAGGTTTTATAAGCCTAATAATGGTTTCCTGCACCAATGATTTTGAAGAAATCAATACCAATCCTAATGCACCGGTTAGTGTACAACCCAGTCTTCTGTTGAGACAGGTGATCTATAATTATGGAGAAGAGATGTCTTATGAAGGTTTTGTAGCGGGTGGCTTATTAAGTCAGCACATGACCGCATTAGATTTTAACTTATTTGATAGACATGCGCTCAAAAGTCCGCAATTGGGTGGGAATCCGTGGCCTATTTTCTATAGAAATTTGAGAGATAATGAGATCATTATCAATCAATCTAGAGAAACACCCGCCTTTGCTGTTTATGAAGGTCCCGCGTTGATCTTTAAAGCCTATATGGCAGCTGGATTGACAGATATTTTTGGGGATGTGCCTTACTCCGAGGCATTCCGCGGACTAGACGGTATCGTAGAGCCTAAATACGATCTTCAAGAAGATATTTACGTACAACCAGGCGGAATTCTGGACAATCTGGATCAAGGAATCGCAGCAATTGAGAATTACAGCAGTTCCATTGCGCTCCAAGGAGATGTGTTATTCAATGGAGATCTCGATGCTTGGATACGATTTGCAAATAGTTTAAAGATTAAAGCATTGCTGCGCATCTCTGCAAAAGAGAATGTGAACGCACGTTTACAGACCTTGTATGACGATCAAAATTACATCAGCACCAATTCTCAAAATGCGGTATTTAATTTCTCCGATTCAGAGCCTAATAACTTCCGTATGGCGCGATTGAGAGCAGGAGATTTTAACAACTTTGTCATGAGTGAAACCATGGAAGAAGTATTGCAGGGATTAAATGACCAGCGTATCGAGGTGCTTTTTAGAGCTAGAGGAAACAATGGAAATGGTGAAGATTTCAACGGCCTATTAAACGGTATTGATGCTTCATCTACTTCCGTAACTCTAGCCGACTATTCTCTTGCAGGAACTATTTTTAGAGAAAATACAGGGGTATTAGACGCCAATTATATGACGGCATGGGAAACCAACTTCCTTCTCGCTGAAGCGGCAGAAAAAGGATTGATAACAGCTCCGGCACAAACGCTTTATGAAACAGGGGTGACACAAGCTTATGAATATTGGAATACGCCGTTACCAGCAAATTACTTAACCACAGTAGCTGCTTATAATGCAAATGCTAACGATCCTATAGAGCAAATCATTACTCAAAAATGGATTGCTAGTGTAATCAATGGTTATGAAGGATGGATCGAATACCGCCGTACTGGTTTTCCAGCTTTGAAAACTATATCAGCCAGTTTTAATAACGACTTGATTCCTGTAAGAATGCCTTACCCTGCAGAGGAAGCATCTCTTAATGCCGACAATTACAACGTTGCCGCAGCGGCTACAAATGATAATGATATCAATGTGCCGGTATGGTGGGATGAATAAATGAGTCGTGTCCCGATAGCCACTGGGATTGAGTTTTTTGAATATGGAATATGGAATATGAAATATCGAATATCGAAAATAAACTCGAAATGAAAAGCAGCTTCCCTTTGCGCTGCACTGAGCCTGTCGAATTGGGAAGGTAGGATGGGAAAACAGATCGGGAATCAATTTCAGGATGACAAAAACAGATGCTGCATCAAGTGCGGAAAAACAATTTAAAATAAATGTCAGTTCGAGCGCAGTCGAGAACCTTTGCTTATCGAGAAAGACACCAACAGATCGGGAATCAAGTTCAGGAGGACAAAAATAGATGCTGCATCAAGTGCGGAAAAACAATTTAAAATAAATGCCAGTTTGAGCGATAGTCGAAAACGATTATGTAACGAGAAAGATCAGCGATTTTTGATTTGTTTACTCAGATGGAAAATTTTGAATTTTGAATATCGATCAAGGAATAATGAATTTGAACTCGAACTCGAACTTGAAAAAAGGAGTAAAAAGCCTTCCCTTGAGGGAAGGGTGTTGGGATGTTGATGAGATGGAAAAAGCTATAAATAGATTCCGCATCGAGTGGGGAATGACAGAATAAATAACTAATAAACGATAATTGACAACTTGGAATTCCTAACCCAAATAGCAACCTTACAGTGGCTGCTCATTATCATCAGCAGTGTGGTATTTTTTATACTGGCACCTTATGCTAAAGATGTAGCGACCTTTTTTAAGGCGCAGCATAGAGGTAAGCAGCCTAGTATGTTCATGCTTACGGGCAGTTTGATCATCTCTTGGATATTTGCCAAAAGCATTACCAATGCGGCAAATCTAGGTTTGGAGTTTGGTCTGGTAGGTGGAGTGGCTTATGCAGGTTATTATTTGTCCTTTGTGGTTGCTGGAATTATTATTTATCAGCTGCGTACTCAAGGCGGTTATACCAGCATCCATCATTTTTTAACCGACAAATACGGAAGAAGAGCCGTTGGTTTGTTCTCTATTTTGATCAGTTTTAGATTGTTCAATGAAGTCTGGTCCAATACGATGGTGATCGGAACCTATTTTGGCGAAATGGGAAGTACCGCTTATTACGCCGCTATTGTTGTTTTTACATTAATGACACTTGCCTATACGTTAAAAGGAGGTTTAAGCAGTTCTATTTTTACCGACCTCATTCAAATGGTACTGTTTTCTATTTTATTGGTCATCATTCTAGCCGTCATCTTTGCAGAGCCTGAAGTGCATGTAGGCGAAATGATTACCTCTGGAACTTGGTCTATGGAATTGGGCTTGAATTTGTTTTTTGCTGCTATTTTACAAAGTTTTAGTTACCCTTTTCACGATCCAGTATTGACTGACCGAGGCTTTATCACAAGTCCTAAAGTTACTCGTAAGAGCTTTCTTTGGGCAGCTGTTTTAGGAGGTATTTGTATCGTACTTTTTAGTCTGGTAGGTGTCTATGCACAACAAGCAGGATTAAAAGGGCAAGCCGCTGTTGCCGTAGCTAAGAAACTAGGCGTTGTCTTATTATTGATCATTAACTTTATAATGATTACCAGCGCAGCAAGTACGCTAGACAGTACGTTTTCTAGTTTTTCAAAATTACTGACCATAGATTTAAGACTGGGAAAAACAGTCTCTTTTGGCAGAATAATGATGGTACTCGTTGCTGTTTTGGGTACCATCCCCGTATTCTTAAATGCCGAGATCTTAAGCGCTACCACTATAAGTGGTACTATGGTGATAGGACTCACTCCCGTATTTATTTTATGGAAAATGAAAGTGCCACAAATCAGTTATTTTTTGTCCGTATTTTGCGGACTCATTTTTGGCGGATTGCTCATTTTTGAATGCTTTCCAAACAGTCTTCTATTTACCACAGGAAAATATGCATCACTTTTATGGATCAATGTTTACGGGATACTTATGAGTTTCCTCTTATACTTAATACCCACATGGATAAAAAAATTATAGATTTAGGTAAAAAATCAGGCAAAATGCTCCTTTTTGGTGGTGTTTACAGCAATTTACAGGCCCTTTCCAGCCTGACACAAATGGCACAAGAATACCATATTCCACCAGAAAACTGTATTTGTACGGGGGATATCATCGGTTATTGTGGGCAGCCGCAAGAAACTTTAGATAAGTTTAAAGACTGGGGAGCACACAGTATTTTAGGAAATGTAGAAATCCAATTGCGAGATGATGAAGAAGACTGTGGTTGTGATTTTACGGAAGGATCTCGTTGTGATGGATTTAGTGAGATTTGGTACGCTTTCGCGAAAGCGAACCTACACTCCAATACCAGAGATTTTTTCAAGTCCCTACCAGATCATATTAGATTTGATTATGCGGGCAAGAAAATAGGAGTCGTACACGGAAGCTACGATCAGGTTTCCCAATTTGTATTTAAATCTACCGATTGGCAGGAAAAACAAGCCAGTCTAGCTGCTTTACAAGCTGAGGTAATCATCGCAGGACATTGTGGTTTGCCATTCGTAGATCAACAAGAAGATCAACTCTGGCTCAATGCAGGAGTGATAGGCATGCCGGCAAATGATGGAAACAGCGAGACTTGGGCGATGCTTATAGATGATGCTAACGGCTTTGAATACAAGCACATTCAATTGTCCTACGATTACCTAACTGCTATAGAAGAAATGAAGAAAAATCACCTTCCACAAGAATATGCACAGACCTTAGAAACTGGGATTTGGGATAACATGGAGATTTTGCCAGAAGAGGAGCGATTGCTTCAAGGGAAAAAATTTTATCTCTAAATAGACCTTCCTCAGATACAATTCACTGTTAAATGCTAACAGAATAAGGTTTTAGATCAAATTTGCATAGCATATAAAAGCAATTTAAATCTTAATTTAGGCTTACTTCTTACGCAAATGAATATTAAAACTAATCCCTATATAATCACCACTTAAGGTAGTGTCGCTTTCAGATCTTTCTGATACTGCAAGGTTATCCACCACATACTGTCCTTCATAATATCTAATTAATGAATTTTGATAAATAAAGTTCAATTGATATAAAGCTGGCTCAGTCATATAATAAATACCAGGTGAAATAATGAGGTTAGGTAAAATCCATGATTGTGTGATATTTTCTGCTCTTATGCCGAAAACTACTCTTTTATCTTCTAGTGATGTCACAAAGTTTGCTGAAGTAGTATCAGCACTTCCTGGTTGAATCAACGCCAGCATTAAACCGCTTTCTATATTAAAATATAAATTAGTGTCCAACTGTTTTTTAAACTGCACTAATAAAGGAATATGAAAATTAAATCTAGAGACTCTATAGAGATCTCTTCGTTGAGGTTGAAAAAATGCATCTTCATTTCTTAATAACAAAGTTGTTTTGTAAACTGGCGTGGACTGGTAATAGATTCCTATTTTGTAAGAAATAGCATATTCTGCTCTTAAAAGTTTTGTAAAGCCCACACTAAAACCATTTTGAGCTTCGTGATCTAGTACATAAGGTCCAGTAGGGTTCACGTTTTTAGTCGCGTCGTAAGTCATGAAACCCAAATGATAGCCCCATTTTTTGTACTCTCCAAATTCAGGATATGCTGGCTCTAGCAAATCTTGTGAAGTTGAGAACAACGATGATAATAAAACTGCAAGCAAAATGCTTGCAGTTTTGAAATTTATATTTAACGATATGTTGGTTACCATTGTAAAGAATATGTAGGATGAGGTGCAGTATAATGCCTGTGTTCCCCTTTTATTCCAGTTAAATTAGGAGCGTAAACTAAACCTCCACCCCAAACGGTGGTTTTAATATCACGACGTCTTTTCTTTTTATAAGTATTGTGTGCTTTTGATCTGTTCACTGGATCGCTACCACAACTAGTGCTGTATAAGGTAGATACAATATTTACACTCATATGTGTGCGTCGTTCTCTCATTCTACCTCTTCTATGTTTGTAACTAATGGACATTTTTTCTTGTTTAGAATAAAGAGGAAAGCTTCTAATTTTTGCTACAAGATCTACTCTGCGATCGCTACTAATATTATCTGATATTTTAGAAGCTTTCCAAAATCTACAATCTAATGCCTTTGAAACATTTACAGTTACACCTTCTTTATCTTTTAAAGCATCTAGATTATTTTGAGCTAGTAAGCTTAAGTTTTACACATAGTCTTGTGAAAAAGATACATATCCATCATCCATAGTTTGAAAAGTCTCGTTTCCTATAGCTACTTGCTGTCTATTATTGATTAAGGAAAGTTCTGATCCAGACCATGCAAATGCAGCATAAGGGCTAGTTCCTTCAAGATTTCCTTCCATGTAAGCCTCATTCATTGCATTAAATGGGATTCTTAATGGATTTTGAATTCAAGACTGTTCTCAAAGTTGATTTGTGGTACCTGATCATTATAGCCACTTGTAAACTCAAATTCATCTAACTCTTCTTCTCCTAAGCTCTCATTTGCAGCCAAAAAAGCGTCGTCATATATTTCTAATTCTTCACTCAGTTGGTTTGCGGTACTATCAAAATGCTCCCAAGAGGCAAATTTCAACATCGTAATTACTTCGGTTTGATTTTGAGCTCCTTGAATTGTGAAAGAAATCAAATCAGGTGTATTCGATACAGAAGAACTTTTGTTTTCTGCAGTAGTTGTGATTTCGTCTTCTACTTCACAGTTAGTTAGAGAAAATGAATAAGAGAGAACTGCACACATAGCAGTCATTCTCAAAAAGTTGTATTTCACCTAGTTGTTTTTAGTTTAATATAAATCTATTTCAAACTTTCTTATAAAAATTTTATTGAGGTGTAATTTTATGAATTTTTATTATTGTAATTTTAATTACAAAGTTCTATAGAATAAAATTTAATCAATCACCTAATTCACATGATCCCTTCTTGGTTTTATAAATTCCTTATCGCCATGTGCGTTATCAGTCTTTGCATCATAGGTTATAAAATAGCCGATGGCGAGCAGGACCGGAGTTTTATATGGTTTGGTTTTTTGTTTTTAATGGCCATTTGGTATGCCTTAAGGCAATTGCGATCAAAAGATTAAATACCTAGAAATTTATTAACGTGCATTCCTGAAAACAGTTCGTTTAAATCCATTATTTTCACACCATGGCAATCTTTAAACGCGATCCCTGGATTCTTGATGTTTACCGCACCTATAGTGGTGGAAATCACCTGTACCTGCGTGGTCGTGCCTTAGAAGACCAGCCGCTAAAGCATTATGAGCAGCAAACACTTTATCAAACACTGCGCAATACCTGGCGTACTTTTGCTACCGACGAGATTAGAAATGCACAAGTACGACTCACGCTTTCGAACGGGAAATTATTTGAGGTAAAAGCAGATCATGAAGGTTATTTTCTCTTTGATATCAAAACCGATTTCAATTTGCACGAGCTCACTGATAAGGAAGGATACTTGCTTATTAGCGTCGGTTTTGATGAGGATAATGCCGCTTTCGCGAAAGCGAAACAACAAAAGCGTCTCAAATTCAATAAGTTTACCGGTGAGACTTTAGTGCCGCCAAAGGATGCTGCTTATGGAGTCATAAGCGATATAGACGATACGATCATGCACACGGGGGTGACTAGTTTTTTAAAAATGCGAGTGGCTTTTAACACTTTTTTTAAAAATTACGATCGCAGGTTGCCCTTAATAGGAGCTGCTAGTTTTTACCAGTTATTGCACCGAGGCCCGTCTTCTGAAGATCAAAACCCCATGTTCTATTTGAGTAATAGTCCTTGGAATTTATATAAATATTTAGAGAAGTTTCTAGATTTTCATGGGTTTCCTAAGGGGCCTATTTTGCTCCGAGATTTTCCTACTCCATGGGATCGAACGCCAAAATTAAAAAGATCACATAAGGAAAACGAACTGGTCAATATCCTTAAGCATTACCCACATATGAGTTTTATACTTATAGGTGACAGTGGCGAGCACGATGTGGATTATTACAAAGTCGTAGCTCAACGATTCCCGGACCGTATCATGGCTATTTATTTAAGATCTGTAGACCACAAAAAGAAAATGCAACGAGTAAAATCTATTGCAGACAGTTTTACTATTTGCCCGATGTTGTTAATTAAGGAGTCCAAAGAAGCGGTCGCACATGCCAGAGAGAATGGTTGGATAGTTTAAAGAACTCGAACTCGAACTCGAACTTGAACTTGAATTTGAACTCGAACTCGAACTTGAAAGCTCCTTCCTTTTAGGGAAGGTTGGGATGGGTGTTGCAGTAATTATAAGGTGGAGAAAGCTATAAACAGATTCCGCATCAAGTGCGGAATGACAATTGAATAAAAGTAGCTTCCACCCTTTAAGGTTTGGGGAAGAAGCATAAAATCAAAAATCAAAAATCTTCAAACGTTAATCTTCAATCATTTACCCCAATACCCCTTTCTGCTTATTATAAAAAGCATCGGCTTGTTTTTTTAGGAGCTCTCTAGCTATTTTTTTCTTATAGGCGTACAGTTCGTCCTCGTCTGCGATGTCCTTGTAGATCCGGTTGTTTAATTCTTTATCGGTTTGTACGAGTACAGTCTGCTGCTGTTTTTGCTGGGTGACCCAAGATAGAACCAGGCCTTCTCTCTCTGCAAATTTGTAGTCGTATTCTCCTTTGGGTGATAATAATTTGGCAATTATAGGTGAGGTTTCAATAGCTAGAAACAATAAGAAGATGAAGAAAGAGGTAATAAAAGGCAATTTATTCAAGGCCTCGATACGTGCCATCAATCCGTCAAAGTTTTCTATAATTGGTTGTGAAGCTGCTAGCTGCTCTGTTTTAAGGGTATTTAAGTCGGCTAATTGTAATTCTATGGCTGCTATTTTCTCCGCATTTGTTGTTTTCAATTCCTTAAGATCGGCTAGTGCGGCGTCGTGTTTTTCTCGTTTCTCTTTATAGACAGGTCCTTTGCCCAGCTTGTTTGTTCCAGAGGTTCCTTCGGCTTCTGTGATGTAAGTGGAGTAGAGTGCTTCTACTTCTACTTCTTTTGTGGTGATTTCAGATTTTAATTCTTGTATCGCTTTCGCGAAAGCGGACACCTCAACAGCAAATAACGCCCCAACTTGCTCTTGATTATTTAAAGTCATCGCTAGTTTCTCCTCCAGTAAAACTTGATTAATTTCTTTCTCAAAAATCTTTAGCTCCAAGGGTTTTGAAATGACAACAGCGATGATAATTGCCAAAACAATACGAGGAGCAGCTTGCCATAACTCGTTGATTTTACGATCACTTTTCTTGAGTGTAGAAACAATATAGCGATCCAGATTAAAGATCAATAAACCCCAGACGAGGCCCAAAGCACTCGCGATCCAGTAGCTATCAAAAACGGTAAATAAGGCATAACTCGCGGCAATAAACGCCATTAGCGCCGTAAAGAATACCGTTGCGCCTATACCGGCATATTTATTACGCTCGCCAGCGCTGCACTGGTCTAGCAATGGAGTATCAGCGCCGCTACAAAAGATGAAAAAGGATTGCATAAGGAGTTGTATATAATTAGGGGTAATTTAATAACGCCTTTTATGCAGAATTGTTACAATCCTTGAACCAGAACATCAAATACCATCACTGATTCTATAAATAATGGTTCTTTTATTTTTCAAGATATTTTTGAAATTGTTGAAGCGATGGGTTAGTGTATGCCCAAGAATGTGGCTGCATGTTAATGGTCTTACCTTCTAGAGTGGAACCCATTGATAAAAATGTGTTACTAGCATCTAATTTCAAAGCTTCTTCATAATCTTTTGTGTAGCCGCCAACATAAAAAACGGCAAAAGTACCATTTTTCATACCTTCTATAATTTCAGGTTGTTTTATAAGTTCCCTATATTTTTGTTCTCCTTGCCACCATATTACACTAAAGCCTACTGCAAGATTTTTATATGCTGTCTCATTCAATAGTTGACCCTTGTTATCAAATATTTTGATTTGGTTCAAATCGCTAGAATCATACGTATAATTAGCTCCTTTTCTTTCAAAAGCTCCTTTACGGACAGTTGCGTCTACAGTAACGACTTTCCAACTTGTTTCATTTATAGCTACAAATGTGGTAGGTGTTTCTTTAGGGCCGTTTTTTGCCATAACTTCAGCAATATCTCGAATTTCCAGGAGAGTCATTTTCTTTCCAATATGATCACTAAAATTTAACGTGTTTTGAGCACCTTCTGTATAAGTCATATTTGCAGATTCATTGTCAACTAAGTATTTTTGAATAGCTGTTAGAGTTGCACTTTTACCGTTGAGCTGATAGTTTGGTTTTTTATTTAGATTAAAGCTTGCCATTAGAATCGATTTACGATAGTAAAAATCTTCGCTGTCAGGCTCATTTGTAACTTGTACGTCTGAATTTGAAGTAGCATGTTCTTTTTCTGAAGTTCGTAAGGCACCTAACTTATCATCTTTAAATAATTGACTATAGATCTCCTGAAGTTGCTCATTACTTATACTTTCCTTTTTAGAAGTGAAATGAAGTGATTTTGAGCTGTCATTATTATCTTTTATGGAGATTCCAGCGTCTGGATTGTCGTGTAATAAATAATGAATCTCGCTTTTTGTTACTTGCTCGTTATCGATATAGAATTTAGTAGGTTTTTCTTGCATTTCTGCGACAGAGACGATCTGTTTTTTCATTTGATAGAGCTTGTTGTCCTTATTTTTATCGGGATTTATGAGCGTCGGAGAAAAGGATGCGATCGCGCCACTTTCTAATTTCATAGATCCAATTTGAGGCATTTTCTTCCTCTTTTCTGCAGTCATAGTGATTTTTATTGCAGACTTACCGTTTTCATCAACATCGATTATCACACCTTTTTCCCCAGTATTTTTTATAGTTTGTACGGCTTCTGTTTTCGTAACTTCATAATCGTTTATAAAATATTTTAACTCTTCTTTACTGTTTTCTATAAGTTCTAGGGTAGGAGAGTTAGTGTTATCTTGGTTTTGCCCTTTTTTAGGAAACATGGTGAATACATCTATGTTTTGAGCATTTATATCAAAATCTTTAAGAAGATTACCTTGTTGATCAAAGTACAGCATTTTGTCATTATCAAGCGTTTTGAAATAATAATCAGTTCCATCTTCTGTTTTTATGGAGCCTGACATTTCAGATTTTATGGTCTCATTGAATTTAGAATCTGCAGTCGTATCTTGATATTCGGTTTTCTCTTTTCCACAACTTATAACAAGTAAAGCGATAACAGGAATAAGCGCTAGACTTCTAAAGACCAAACTGGTATTTGAGGTATGTGTTTTCATAATATGAAATCTTTTTTTAATTATTGGAAAAGTAAATGTGTTGGCCATCGCCTGTTGGTAGTTAGTCGTGGCGTGATCTAATAATGTTTGTTGGTAGTCTGATGTAGAAACTCCTTGATTTAAAACAGTTTGATCTGCTAGGAATTCATGATTCAATTTAATGGAATACCTTATGATGTATAATAATGGATTGAACCACAGTAGCACGATAAGCAATTCAATAAACAAAATATCTAGAGAATGTTTTTGATCTAAATGGGCTTTTTCATGTTCTAATACGACAAGAGGTATTTGATTAGATTCATACTCTTCTTTAGATAAGAAAATGCGTTTTAAAAATGAATGTGGTATGGTAAAACTGTTGCGCAAAACAAGTTCGTAAGTTTTATAGGAACTAAGTTGATCATCTTTCAAGATTCTAAAAGAGTACATGTTTTTAACAAATCTCCATAACATAACCGAAAAACCTATACAGTAAATCAGCAACCATACGTAAAACCAATTAACAGTAAACTCTGGCTCTTGAATGATTTCTTGAGCTATAGAAATACCACTATTGTTGCTATAAGAATTTGTAAAAGGAAATTCTTGGACAGGAATAACTAGTGTTTCTACCACTATAAAAGGGATAGTAATGGATAGGATAATACTTCCTATCAAATAATACCTTTTAAACAGATGCCAAGAAGTATTTTCTAAGGCTATTTTATAAAATAACCATAGCGCAAAAAGACAAGCAGTCGAGTTGATTAAGAAGTGTTCCATGAGGTGTTTTTAGTCTGTGGGATGCATTGGAATTAACAGCCGCGTTTTTTAATTTCTTCTGGACCTACGATCACATTATAGGTGTTGATCATCATAGCATCTTTGTTAATTATAGTATCTAAATAAACATTCCAATGCTCATTTTTTGCTACTATTAATAAGGCTTTTTCATAGTTTTTGATATAACCATCTACATCATAAATATATTTTTATTTGTTGATGTTGATGACATCAATGGGGTCACCTACAAAATTAGTTTTAATAGGATTCATTGTATCGGCACTTCCTTTCGGAGCATCTGCTAAAGTTTTCTCTACATCTTTCTATGTTCCCCTTAGTACGCCTACTCTAGTGTACATTTTCAAAGAATTTACTCCATTCACCGGCATGATTTGAACACCTTTATTTCCATTTTTTTTGAGAAATGACTTTGCTTTTTCTGCAGTTACCTTTTCATCATCAATGTAGTAATTGATGTGATCACCAGCGTTTTCAATATAATCTAAAGGACTCGCTGGCGGCGGCGGTGGCGGGATTTGCCCAGCCTTAACATCATTCCCTTTTCCTAAATACGGCCACGGTTCATTATTGGCTTGTTGCACTTCATTCATGGAGTAATACAACATTTGCATGCGTAAAGTTTTATCTTTTAAAACTATGAGTTGGTTATCTAACTTCATTTTTTGTTGATGCAAAATTGCAAGCTGGTTGTATTCTTTTATATCTTCTGTAGAGATTTCTGCAATAACTTCAATAATTTCGACTATTTCTGCTATTCTAACTTCATAACCTTGGCTTTCAAAGTCTTGAAGCTCTCCAGCCTCGTTAAAGATATCGATTTGATCTCCTTTGATTTGATAAAAATGCGGTTTTCCATTAATAGTAATACTCAAATCAGGATCATTGGGGTCAACCACAATTAATTTTTGATTTGTATCATTTGAATCGTCTTCTATGATAATGATTTCTTCTATTTCTATAAATTCGGTTTCTTCCTTTCCACAACTTATAACAAGTAAAGCGATAACAGGAATAAGCGCTAGACTTCTAAAGACCAGGCTGGTATTTGAGGTACGTGTTTTCATAATGGTAAATCTTTTTTTAATAATGGGAAAATTAAAGGTGTTGGCTAATGCTCGGTTTTGACTGTTGGACGAATAGGCGAGTAGTGTTTCTTGGTAGGTTTTGGTGTCTACACCGTTCGCTAGCACCGCTTGATCGGCTAGGAATTCGTGGTTGAGTTTGATGGAATATTTAATAAGGTACAGCAGCGGATTAAACCACATGAGAATCAATAGAACTTCAATAGCTAGAATATCCAAACTGTGCTTTTGATCCAGATGCGCTTTCTCGTGCTGCAATACAGAGTCTGGAATGGCGCCAGATTTAAAATCGGTTATTGAGGCATAAATTCTAGTGAGAAACGAGTGCGGGACTTCGATTAATTTTCTTAATACTAACGTGTAGGCTTCATAACCACGGATCTCATCGGTAGATTTGATTCTCAGTGCATAGAGGTTTTTAATAAAGCGAAATGCCATGATTAAAACGCCTATCACATAAACTAACAGTAAAACGCTGCTCCAGTCGAATTCAAAACCAGTGGTGGCGGTAGTAGTTTCCATAACTTCCAATTCTGGAAAAACCAAAGGCGTAGATTGTGGCAACGGAATGGTAACCGTCCGAACCACTAAAAACGGAATCACTGCAGAAATCACCAAAGAACCCAGTAAGTAGAATCGTTTGAAACGATGCCAACTCACATTTTCCAAAAGCAACTTATACACCAGCCATAAGCTGAATAGACAAATTGAGAAGTTGAGGATGAAGTGTTGCATTTCACTAATTATATTAGGTTCATTTTTTTAATTACTGCTTTCTTAAAAGCCCAGTCGATTGTCAGCAGCTAATTAAAGCCCTTCGCCATAGAAGTACGTGCTGCGCACACCGTTTTTTTCCTTAGGATAAACAGCTATGTTTTTCCAGTCTGCCGGCTTTAGTTTTGCGAGGTTGTCCAGTTGTGCTGGTGTCGCTATTTTATCGTTGATGTAAATCTTTAAAGTACCGTCGGTAATCTGTTTAGCTTGAGTTGGACTGTTCGCTGG of Nonlabens sp. Ci31 contains these proteins:
- a CDS encoding M56 family metallopeptidase, giving the protein MQHFILNFSICLFSLWLVYKLLLENVSWHRFKRFYLLGSLVISAVIPFLVVRTVTIPLPQSTPLVFPELEVMETTTATTGFEFDWSSVLLLVYVIGVLIMAFRFIKNLYALRIKSTDEIRGYEAYTLVLRKLIEVPHSFLTRIYASITDFKSGAIPDSVLQHEKAHLDQKHSLDILAIEVLLILMWFNPLLYLIKYSIKLNHEFLADQAVLANGVDTKTYQETLLAYSSNSQNRALANTFNFPIIKKRFTIMKTRTSNTSLVFRSLALIPVIALLVISCGKEETEFIEIEEIIIIEDDSNDTNQKLIVVDPNDPDLSITINGKPHFYQIKGDQIDIFNEAGELQDFESQGYEVRIAEIVEIIEVIAEISTEDIKEYNQLAILHQQKMKLDNQLIVLKDKTLRMQMLYYSMNEVQQANNEPWPYLGKGNDVKAGQIPPPPPPASPLDYIENAGDHINYYIDDEKVTAEKAKSFLKKNGNKGVQIMPVNGVNSLKMYTRVGVLRGT
- a CDS encoding M56 family metallopeptidase; the encoded protein is MEHFLINSTACLFALWLFYKIALENTSWHLFKRYYLIGSIILSITIPFIVVETLVIPVQEFPFTNSYSNNSGISIAQEIIQEPEFTVNWFYVWLLIYCIGFSVMLWRFVKNMYSFRILKDDQLSSYKTYELVLRNSFTIPHSFLKRIFLSKEEYESNQIPLVVLEHEKAHLDQKHSLDILFIELLIVLLWFNPLLYIIRYSIKLNHEFLADQTVLNQGVSTSDYQQTLLDHATTNYQQAMANTFTFPIIKKRFHIMKTHTSNTSLVFRSLALIPVIALLVISCGKEKTEYQDTTADSKFNETIKSEMSGSIKTEDGTDYYFKTLDNDKMLYFDQQGNLLKDFDINAQNIDVFTMFPKKGQNQDNTNSPTLELIENSKEELKYFINDYEVTKTEAVQTIKNTGEKGVIIDVDENGKSAIKITMTAEKRKKMPQIGSMKLESGAIASFSPTLINPDKNKDNKLYQMKKQIVSVAEMQEKPTKFYIDNEQVTKSEIHYLLHDNPDAGISIKDNNDSSKSLHFTSKKESISNEQLQEIYSQLFKDDKLGALRTSEKEHATSNSDVQVTNEPDSEDFYYRKSILMASFNLNKKPNYQLNGKSATLTAIQKYLVDNESANMTYTEGAQNTLNFSDHIGKKMTLLEIRDIAEVMAKNGPKETPTTFVAINETSWKVVTVDATVRKGAFERKGANYTYDSSDLNQIKIFDNKGQLLNETAYKNLAVGFSVIWWQGEQKYRELIKQPEIIEGMKNGTFAVFYVGGYTKDYEEALKLDASNTFLSMGSTLEGKTINMQPHSWAYTNPSLQQFQKYLEK